One Dama dama isolate Ldn47 chromosome 16, ASM3311817v1, whole genome shotgun sequence DNA window includes the following coding sequences:
- the PNMA2 gene encoding paraneoplastic antigen Ma2 isoform X1 — MALALLEDWCRILSVDDQKSLMVMGIPVDCSEDEIQEVLQETLKPLGRYRLLGKIFRKQENANAVLLELLEDPEVSVIPSKVQGKGGIWKVIFKSPNQDMEFLERLNLFLEKEGQTVSGMFRALGHEGLSPAALPCISPELLAHVLGQVIAHAAQPLLPMRYRKLRVFSGSAVPAPEEEPFEVWLEQATEIVKEWPVAEAEKKRWLMESLRGPALDLMHIVQADNPSISVEECLEAFKQVFGNLESRRTSQVKYLKTYQEEGEKVSAYVLRLETLLRRAVEKRAIPRNIADQIRLEQVMAGASLSEVLWCRLRELKDQGRPPSFLQLMKVIREEEEEEAAFESENTEEPEGGDGYGHWGNEAND; from the coding sequence ATGGCGCTGGCCCTGTTGGAGGACTGGTGTAGGATTCTGAGTGTGGATGATCAGAAATCACTGATGGTTATGGGGATCCCAGTGGACTGCAGCGAGGATGAGATTCAGGAGGTCCTGCAGGAGACTTTAAAGCCTTTGGGCAGGTATAGACTCCTTGGCAAAATATTCCGGAAGCAGGAGAATGCCAACGCGGTGCTGTTAGAGTTGCTGGAGGACCCTGAGGTCTCTGTGATCCCCAGCAAGGTTCAGGGCAAGGGGGGCATCTGGAAAGTCATCTTCAAGTCCCCTAACCAGGACATGGAATTTCTGGAAAGACTGAACCTCTTTCTAGAAAAAGAGGGACAGACGGTCTCGGGAATGTTCCGGGCACTTGGGCACGAGGGGTTGTCTCCAGCAGCCTTGCCCTGCATCTCACCAGAGTTACTGGCCCACGTGTTGGGACAGGTGATAGCACATGCCGCTCAGCCTCTGCTCCCCATGAGGTACCGGAAGCTGAGAGTGTTCTCAGGGAGCGCTGTGCCTGCCCCCGAGGAAGAGCCCTTTGAAGTCTGGCTGGAACAGGCCACCGAGATAGTCAAAGAGTGGCCGGTAGCAGAGGCAGAAAAGAAGAGATGGTTGATGGAAAGCCTTCGCGGACCAGCCCTAGACCTCATGCATATAGTCCAGGCAGACAATCCATCCATCAGCGTGGAGGAATGTTTGGAAGCATTTAAGCAAGTGTTTGGGAACCTGGAGAGTCGCCGGACCTCCCAGGTGAAGTACCTGAAAACCTatcaggaggaaggagaaaaagtcTCAGCCTACGTGTTACGGCTAGAAACCCTGCTACGGAGAGCAGTGGAGAAGCGGGCGATCCCCAGGAACATCGCCGATCAAATCCGCCTGGAGCAGGTCATGGCCGGGGCAAGCCTCAGTGAGGTACTCTGGTGTCGGCTTAGGGAGCTGAAAGACCAGGGCCGGCCTCCCAGCTTCCTGCAGTTAATGAAGGTCAtcagggaagaagaggaggaagaggccgCTTTCGAAAGTGAGAATACTGAAgagccagagggaggggatgggtaTGGTCACTGGGGTAATGAGGCCAATGACTAA
- the PNMA2 gene encoding paraneoplastic antigen Ma2 isoform X2: MALALLEDWCRILSVDDQKSLMVMGIPVDCSEDEIQEVLQETLKPLGRYRLLGKIFRKQENANAVLLELLEDPEVSVIPSKVQGKGGIWKVIFKSPNQDMEFLERLNLFLEKEGQTVSGMFRALGHEGLSPAALPCISPELLAHVLGQVIAHAAQPLLPMRYRKLRVFSGSAVPAPEEEPFEVWLEQATEIVKEWPVAEAEKKRWLMESLRGPALDLMHIVQADNPSISVEECLEAFKQVFGNLESRRTSQVKYLKTYQEEGEKVSAYVLRLETLLRRAVEKRAIPRNIADQIRLEQVMAGASLSEVLWCRLRELKDQGRPPSFLQLMKVIREEEEEEAAFEILQ; the protein is encoded by the exons ATGGCGCTGGCCCTGTTGGAGGACTGGTGTAGGATTCTGAGTGTGGATGATCAGAAATCACTGATGGTTATGGGGATCCCAGTGGACTGCAGCGAGGATGAGATTCAGGAGGTCCTGCAGGAGACTTTAAAGCCTTTGGGCAGGTATAGACTCCTTGGCAAAATATTCCGGAAGCAGGAGAATGCCAACGCGGTGCTGTTAGAGTTGCTGGAGGACCCTGAGGTCTCTGTGATCCCCAGCAAGGTTCAGGGCAAGGGGGGCATCTGGAAAGTCATCTTCAAGTCCCCTAACCAGGACATGGAATTTCTGGAAAGACTGAACCTCTTTCTAGAAAAAGAGGGACAGACGGTCTCGGGAATGTTCCGGGCACTTGGGCACGAGGGGTTGTCTCCAGCAGCCTTGCCCTGCATCTCACCAGAGTTACTGGCCCACGTGTTGGGACAGGTGATAGCACATGCCGCTCAGCCTCTGCTCCCCATGAGGTACCGGAAGCTGAGAGTGTTCTCAGGGAGCGCTGTGCCTGCCCCCGAGGAAGAGCCCTTTGAAGTCTGGCTGGAACAGGCCACCGAGATAGTCAAAGAGTGGCCGGTAGCAGAGGCAGAAAAGAAGAGATGGTTGATGGAAAGCCTTCGCGGACCAGCCCTAGACCTCATGCATATAGTCCAGGCAGACAATCCATCCATCAGCGTGGAGGAATGTTTGGAAGCATTTAAGCAAGTGTTTGGGAACCTGGAGAGTCGCCGGACCTCCCAGGTGAAGTACCTGAAAACCTatcaggaggaaggagaaaaagtcTCAGCCTACGTGTTACGGCTAGAAACCCTGCTACGGAGAGCAGTGGAGAAGCGGGCGATCCCCAGGAACATCGCCGATCAAATCCGCCTGGAGCAGGTCATGGCCGGGGCAAGCCTCAGTGAGGTACTCTGGTGTCGGCTTAGGGAGCTGAAAGACCAGGGCCGGCCTCCCAGCTTCCTGCAGTTAATGAAGGTCAtcagggaagaagaggaggaagaggccgCTTTCGAAA TCCTGCAATAA